The stretch of DNA GATTACATATATAAAGATGACTTGCCCAAAGCAGATCAAGACATAAAACCAATGCACCGGTTGGGAGTCATTCCTATCTTTGAAGTGTTAAGAAGGCAACTGAAAAATCGTTGCCAGCTTGGTGTTTTAACTGGCTCGATCGTCATTATTCCAACTCATGCCGTTTCTCGCCTGCATTCATCCGATTTAAATTTTTCAGTTCAGCCATTACGACACGATCCAGCATACAGCGAAGTGATGATGACCGGAGCATCAAGGCAAGAGATGGTGAAAGTCATCACGACCCTCTTTTCAGAAGGATATATTGATACGCTGGTAGGAACAACTGCCTTGCTCGGAGAAGGTTGGGATGCGCCAAGCGTAAACACGCTCGTATTAGCTTCATTTGTCGGGTCATTCATGTTAACCAACCAAATGAGAGGAAGGGCGATCCGCTCAGACAAAACCAATCCCGAAAAATGCGCAAACATTTGGCACTTGGTATGTGTTGATACCAACACGTTGGATGGAGGATATGATTATTCTTCATTATCGAGAAGGTTTAAATCGTTAAGTGGATTAGACGAGGAATTACCGATGATCGTTTCTGGGATAGAGCGCCTCCGCTTCCCTCACCCGCCATTTTCAGCTAAAACGGCAGAGGACATCAATTCTCTTATGACAAAACGAGCAATGAAGAGGACAAGCTTGTTTGCAAGATGGCAGGAAGCCACACATTTAGGTGAAAAGAAAAGAGAACAAATGGATGTAAAAAAGCACGCCGTACCGAGACCATTTTTATTTAAGCACACATTAAAAGCACTGCTCATCACGACGGCAGCAATGATCATAGGTATAGTGTATGAATCTGCTGAGGCGAGCCTCTATGTAGAGTATGATGGCATTTTGCCTACAATAGCAATTGCCGGCGTCGCGGGCTTGATTTTTTCAGCACCCTTTTGGTGGAAGGCTGTGCGAATATTTGTTGGGAATATTTCGATTGAATCAAGCTTACAAACCGCTGGACAGATCATTTATGATGTTTTATTTGAAATTGGAAGTATCGATACCCCGCCAAAGCAAAACAAAGTCGGCGTCAATAATCAATCAAATGGCATGGTCTGCTGTTCCCTCGAAAAAGGAACTCCTTATGAACAAAAACTGTTTTTGCAAGCTTTACAGCAGTTTCTTGAGCCGATAGATAACCCCAGATACATCCTTCATCGCACATCTGGGGGAAAGTGGTATGCCCGCCACGATTACCACGCGATCCCAGACGAAATCGGACGCAAAAAGGAATACACCCAGCTTTTTGAAGAGAAGTGGCAAAAGAAACTCGGTCAAGCAAGTGCCATTTTCACAAGAAATGTTGATGGAAGAAAGATCTTATTAAAAGCACGCGTAAAAGCCATGTCCGGAAAATTTGTCAAACGGACAGAACGCAAAAGCGTATGGAAATAATCGTTTCCTTGAAAGTTAGGCTGACATACTACGCCTCGTTGTATTCACCTATTTTTTACAGAAAACAAAACCGGATCGGCAACGATGGACCTACTGTTGCCCGTATTTCAGGAAAATAACACATAGGGAGACTTTATGTAAAACAAAGTTGAGTAGAAATACGTTTGAGGCTGTTGAATGCTGAAACTCCTTTTTAGAAATAGCATTGTTGACAGACAGCTAAAGGATTTAGAGCCCAGATGTCTTTAAACGAATGCCTTACAGCAGAAGGAACAGTCGAAAACAATATTTTTCGTATCGAGCAGAGAATATCAAGAAGCTGTTTAATTTACTACCAATAAGAGACAATAATAAAAAGCTCGTATGATTATGAAAGGAGCCTAGATGACATGGAGAAACCAATACCTTTTTTAATGTTTCAAGAAGGCAACGCTGAAGAAGCAATGAATTGGTACATCTCATTGGTCGAAGACTCTGAAGTGAAAAGTATTACTCGCTACGGTGCAAATGATGTAGGTGAAGAAGGAACCGTGATGAGTGCCACCTTTTCACTGAAAGGGCAAGAATTTATGTGCATCGACAGCCACATCAAGCACGATTTTACCTTCACTCCCTCGTTTTCTATATACCTCACCTGTACGACAGAAGAGGAAATACAAGCCTTGTATGATGCACTGGCTGAAGAAGGCGACGCGCTCATGCCTCTCGATCATTATGGATTCAGTCACCGCTTCGGCTGGCTAGTCGATCGCTTTGGGGTTTCCTGGCAGCTAGACCTTCCTTTTAAAGAATAAAATAATAGCCTAAAAATTAAGCGCTTTTTCACAAAGACTGTAATGAGAAGATACTTAGGATAAATACAAGCCAATGTATTTACCTGGTCTTCTCGGTGAGTTAAGGACAAGTGATTAAATCTGTACTTATTGCCGTTCCTTTAAGAGGACATAAGGAGATTTTAAATGGCTATTTTAAGAGACATAGAATATGAAAATAGTGGCTGTGAGTTTGAAATTCAGTTCATTGCCGATAGAGGAGATGGTTTAAAAAGTAAAGTAATCCTTCGTGATGTATTGAATACAAAGGGTATATCATGGGATTTCGCTTATTTTAAATACGGATTAGCATCAAATTTTTTCAGAATTAATCAGTATGGATAAGCAATATCATTGTGAATTTGCCCCTTCAGACCCAGGGTTCATGATCTTTTATATCGCGCCGCCATCA from Litoribacterium kuwaitense encodes:
- a CDS encoding VOC family protein, encoding MEKPIPFLMFQEGNAEEAMNWYISLVEDSEVKSITRYGANDVGEEGTVMSATFSLKGQEFMCIDSHIKHDFTFTPSFSIYLTCTTEEEIQALYDALAEEGDALMPLDHYGFSHRFGWLVDRFGVSWQLDLPFKE
- a CDS encoding DEAD/DEAH box helicase family protein, whose protein sequence is MKQFPQGVKFCYPWRSYQREVLEHLNTHLKNNHLHLVAPPGSGKTVLGLEVMLRLNKPTLIVSPTLAIRNQWVDRFTELFLQQQEPPDWISTDVRNPAFVTVTTYQGLHALLEGKTKEKGNDSDLDDVERELNEVDICTKEKALEKLLLQNFQTLILDEAHHLRTSWWETTRWFRDQLKQPAVVALTATPPYDVSSSEWEKYLELCGPIDEEIDIAALVREGDLCPHQDYVWMSTLSQKEEGPIRAFRGEVQKVIQEVKVNKDLIHLLENHPWITSTNELEEKLAKYGYFISIILFLKDIGSDRWQLPFQQLDEKHTDLPQLTDEWMEELLSGLLYHDQHVNVKDEPLKSIRKTLSSIGALERKSVRLVATKRMQRTFMQSASKLQSITNVVSLEKDTQGNEFRLVVLADYIYKDDLPKADQDIKPMHRLGVIPIFEVLRRQLKNRCQLGVLTGSIVIIPTHAVSRLHSSDLNFSVQPLRHDPAYSEVMMTGASRQEMVKVITTLFSEGYIDTLVGTTALLGEGWDAPSVNTLVLASFVGSFMLTNQMRGRAIRSDKTNPEKCANIWHLVCVDTNTLDGGYDYSSLSRRFKSLSGLDEELPMIVSGIERLRFPHPPFSAKTAEDINSLMTKRAMKRTSLFARWQEATHLGEKKREQMDVKKHAVPRPFLFKHTLKALLITTAAMIIGIVYESAEASLYVEYDGILPTIAIAGVAGLIFSAPFWWKAVRIFVGNISIESSLQTAGQIIYDVLFEIGSIDTPPKQNKVGVNNQSNGMVCCSLEKGTPYEQKLFLQALQQFLEPIDNPRYILHRTSGGKWYARHDYHAIPDEIGRKKEYTQLFEEKWQKKLGQASAIFTRNVDGRKILLKARVKAMSGKFVKRTERKSVWK